A DNA window from Melanotaenia boesemani isolate fMelBoe1 chromosome 6, fMelBoe1.pri, whole genome shotgun sequence contains the following coding sequences:
- the nbeal2 gene encoding neurobeachin-like protein 2 isoform X1 — protein MSNHRGGGMASKERLYELWMLYYTKKDVGYLQQWLEAFVASFERLIDVQSLEPRRLEESSSEVPLLPRDVLVFLSTQLWHSALHLSGATELNSNTPHPLLLIKFFIIVCRNMENIDPEKTPSFVFETIKLLNFCLEQLKRGQGDKSCLQTVVQYGLVLCESLFDPYQTWRRRLAGEEVSLLERNKYKFSPLALPEELPALFHESLQESEQIPELLTLRLVHLQGAVISGGKKNGLLSTSPQSVEDLFSVLRVWCCRSSPEPTSTRLPRLTLQCLTAMIHLLHASSPVERQVEIRTILESYFLLLNWNRPLITGHEDKQNWEGSLILLQSQMLTAVPEILQCSDRPVLQAVFLNNNCFEHILRLIQNSKLFQSNRRRPKCEVECDLTTRLLTDVEMDQVWEKESDSITVHALGVLTAIMSNSPSAKEVFKERIGYSQLFDVLKSQGQPTKRLLQELMNMAVEGEHAHAHHLGISNDQPLLLLLQWLPDLSGQRDLQLLVAQWLATVCGGSLSCRTVAVEAGMVGALLQVISQPQSLDRQCADALLGLLQDLGSLCLRPEELKSLLRLLRVDQDRGVAMGTVHPYCTRIIRALSAMAAREGQDSALQYFDLTPPMAGIMVPTVQRWPGSGFAFHAWLCLNMDFPSHHSEFSNNRKPVNSGMGSQHDMGKGPRRKQLYSFFTASGTGLEAFFSMEGVLVVAVCTKKDYMAVALPEYPLADSCWHSVVIVHIPGRRPFGQNLVTIYIDGEQRKTAQLRFPSFSEPFTSCCIGSAGNRTTTTTTSPNLPMSFTSCPSPEFAFPSHAPSLIRSQSFPASFAGGRWGSLADSPVHTIPAGLQDTEWGSPTSLDGLLGTAFICHEALHLTQARALHAAGPNHVSLFKPDGELSDLNNKLLLYYTPQAFKSQICLDLAPNHLYDGRLTGHRVVNWDIKDVVNVVGGIGVLLPLLEQVCEAEQVYNGSQETSDLLGPELTSSRGPAAMLLPLSKSAEGRLERNSIAAFLLMVKNLIRHHPVNQESLLQCHGPSIIGAMLSKVPGNMMDMNVLMACQLLLEQVFNEGNSPLLQQLYQHLLFSFRIWTRSHFAVCLAHVQYLSSVINKSKQRMRRKYGVQYILDTIRTYYSVEKDGSALSDEKQTIQTSLFSLLKDFVKSPTPEELHIILAYILTAGEEKQVVKALDVLYELLRSSPPREQVQTVLLEWGVEQLYCLLLSPTFGDEARERVFRVLYKILKSEKVSERNKQRIKLKDFGYLGLICCLEDIPVTMTTVRCLYEQVLATDASPNFRDLLAVVCLSHRAELTVRLDVCRKLFHLIYSNEDYVKQLAKQPGWQDVLTKLYVKESYEFNAASIADSNTHSSFEPNYRPPLRREQSLVIEDTRTNIFLNYRNSQDIEDEEEEDEGGQRDISEGFSDLSQSPPSGGGGPLKNFRGSLHFKSFDSVDQESHSSSISNAIDITSSRPEDEGRGYQPLSPFGSPFDLEIGGVGESGTHTPAGSLNNTPSPLEHCKPFSPLRPRKSSSLSNVLDDTSYGTDPPTGDTISNTSNPQQTPEEELCNLLTNIVFSVLWTGSGAEGAEDVMWRERGQVFSVLTKLGSSCQLVRPPDEIKRSLLEMMLESSLSDLRDAQGVSLPFCPILVRLLRLLQDFLFAEGTDNQTLWSEKIFEGVVNLLDRLQAWHSTPGSPGNTELKEMAQIGLRIITGYIQQQHSQVCVMAYLKLHSLLQTVLCLSWEEVCFLLGQLGAPLWPEGVTDGTNCSQSETFSQLVPIVRTLLDQHADPITLQNLLPNLPITNGSTTFAQDLKAYCCTLEWQGFYQQRVQPTMEQYELDTFGRSHDIMSNFWNSCFDDLMSTAFRRDKDRSDSKSKFQEAIIDPYLKRVRSENNRYLIWQKQNSSQQGVVWQHWKAFRRLFTSERGAWANRVQSEVKWKLSNAETYSKMRLKLVPNYNYDPHREASALRDNMGAESPRSSEPIPLAVAKEAKVSDMEDDQLGEEDLVFLDNKAEGEDESQKEKLVLSEDCELITIVAVVPGRLEVTTHHLYFYDGSSEKEETEEGIGFDFKRPLSQLREVHLRRYNLRRSALELFFIDQAHYFINFRKKVRNKVYSRILGLRPPNLFYFGSRSPQELLKASGLTQKWVCREISNFEYLMQLNTIAGRTFNDLSQYPVFPWVLCDYTSTTLDLNDPSVFRDLSKPIGVVNPRHAQNVREKYESFEDPTGTIDKFHYGTHYSNAAGVMHYMIRMEPFTTLHIQLQSGRFDVADRQFHSVAAAWQARMESPADVKELIPEFFYFPEFLQNMNGFDLGHLQISQDPVTDVVLPRWAASREEFIRKHMKALESEYVSSHLHEWIDLIFGYKQRGEEAVDALNVFYYCTYEGAVDLDAIANENERKALEGIISNFGQTPCQLLKEPHPLRMTAENASRRQARLDTLPPNIFEHLTKLRPFVELVSDGLPLVQAVVPKNQNRSFIIQGSDILVTISSNGLIGTHSWLPYDKSIANYFTFVKDPTITNPKTQRFLAGPFSPGVEISAQVLVVSNDGRLLFSGGHWDCSLRVTQLGKGKLVGRICRHIDIVTCLALDLCGIYLISGSRDTSCIVWQVLQQGGFSSGLSPRPVQILCGHDQEVTCVAISTELDMAVSGSKDGTVIVHTIRRGQFLRTLRPPGDSCKPAQISELQVGMEGHIVVQTSLEESSNRKGKYSIHVYSVNGCLLSSFTMEEQMTALQLVSEYVILGTVQGSIHILDLYSLDALITPLALRVPVRSVSVTKEYSHILVGLQDGKLIVVGAGKPEEVRSGQFSRRLWGSTRRICQVSSGETEYNPTENAGK, from the exons aTGAGCAACCACAGGGGCGGCGGAATGGCATCGAAAGAAAGGTTGTACGAGCTGTGGATGTTGTATTACACAAAG AAAGATGTGGGCTACCTCCAACAGTGGCTGGAGGCATTTGTGGCATCCTTTGAGAGGCTCATTGATGTGCAATCACTGGAACCACGGAG GCTGGAGGAAAGCAGCTCAGAGGTTCCCTTGCTCCCTAGAGATGTTCTGGTGTTCCTTAGCACCCAGTTATGGCACAGTGCACTCCACCTCTCAGGAGCCACCGAGCTCAACAGCAACACCCCTCACCCACTgctcctcatcaagttcttcaTCATTGTCTGCAG GAATATGGAGAACATTGACCCTGAAAAGACTcctagttttgtttttgaaactATCAAGCTTCTGAATTTCTGTTTGGAGCAG ttAAAAAGGGGACAAGGGGATAAGTCGTGCCTGCAGACGGTCGTGCAGTATGGACTTGTGCTCTGTGAGAGTCTTTTTGACCCTTatcagacatggaggagacggCTGGCAGG GGAGGAGGTGAGCTTGCTGGAGAGGAACAAGTATAAGTTTTCCCCACTGGCCTTGCCAGAGGAGCTGCCTGCTCTGTTTCATG AGAGTCTACAGGAAAGCGAGCAGATCCCAGAGCTCCTCACACTCAGACTGGTTCATCTCCAGGGTGCTGTGATCAGTGGAGGAAAG aaaaatgGTCTTCTTTCCACTAGCCCTCAGTCTGTTGAGGACCTGTTCTCTGTACTTCGGGTATGGTGCTGCCGATCCTCCCCTGAACCCACGAGCACCAGACTCCCGCGGCTTACTTTGCAGTGCCTGACAGCGATGATCCATCTTCTGCACGCCAGCAGCCCCGTGGAGCGGCAAGTAGAGATCAGGACAATTCTAGAGAGCTACTTCCTGCTCCTCAACTGGAACAGACCACTCATCACTGGacatgaagacaaacagaactgGGAGGGCAGCCTGATTTTGCTCCAAAGCCAAATGTTAA CTGCTGTTCCTGAGATCCTGCAGTGCTCTGACAGACCAGTCCTGCAGGCGGTCTTCCTCAACAACAACTGCTTTGAGCACATCCTCAGACTGATTCAGAACAGCAAG CTCTTTCAGAGCAACAGGCGTAGGCCGAAGTGTGAGGTTGAGTGTGACCTTACCACGCGTTTACTCACAGATGTCGAAATGGACCAG GTATGGGAGAAGGAATCAGACAGTATTACGGTTCATGCTTTGGGCGTCCTCACAGCTATAATGAGTAACTCACCTTCTGCTAAG GAGGTTTTCAAGGAGAGGATTGGCTACTCCCAGCTGTTTGATGTGTTGAAAAGTCAAGGTCAACCCACCAAAAGGTTGCTGCAAGAGCTGATGAACATG GCAGTGGAGGGGGAACATGCCCATGCTCATCACCTAGGCATCAGCAACGACCAGCctttgctgctgcttctgcagTGGCTGCCTGACCTGTCAGGTCAGAGAGACCTTCAGCTGCTCGTGGCCCAGTGGCTGGCCACTGTATGTGGCGGTTCTCTGTCCTGTCGCACCGTGGCAGTAGAAGCGGGCATGGTGGGGGCTTTGCTGCAGGTGATCTCACAGCCCCAAAGTCTGGACAGGCAGTGTGCAGATGCCCTGCTGGGCCTCCTGCAGGACTTGGGCTCTCTGTGTTTGAGACCAGAGGAACTGAAGAGTCTCCTAAGGCTCCTCAGGGTGGATCAGGACAGGGGTGTGGCAATGGGGACAGTGCACCCTTACTGTACTCGCATCATACGTGCACTCTCAGCCATGGCAGCCAGAGAAGGCCAGGACagtgctttgcaatattttgaTCTTACACCCCCTATGGCAGGTATCATGGTGCCAACAGTCCAACGTTGGCCAGGCAGTGGGTTCGCGTTTCACGCTTGGCTCTGCCTCAACATGGACTTCCCATCTCATCACTCAGAGTTCTCTAACAACCGAAAACCTGTCAACTCTGGCATGGGGAGCCAGCATGATATGGGAAAAGGACCTCGCAGGAAGCAACTCTACAG TTTCTTCACAGCAAGTGGAACTGGACTTGAAGCTTTCTTTTCCATGGAGGGTGTGCTGGTGGTGGCTGTTTGCACTAAGAAAGACTACATGGCTGTTGCTTTGCCAGAGTATCCACTAGCGGACTCATGCTGG CATTCAGTGGTTATTGTTCACATCCCAGGCCGCCGTCCTTTTGGTCAGAACCTGGTAACGATCTACATAGATGGAGAACAGCGTAAAACTGCTCAACTTCGTTTTCCATCTTTCAGTGAG CCTTTTACCTCCTGCTGCATCGGCTCTGCTGGCAACCGgaccactaccaccaccacctctcCAAACCTTCCCATGTCCTTTACTTCCTGTCCATCTCCTGAATTCGCCTTCCCTAGCCATGCCCCTTCTCTCATCCGTTCCCAGTCCTTCCCAGCTTCTTTTGCAGGAGGCCGTTGGGGGTCTTTGGCAGACTCCCCTGTGCACACCATCCCAGCTGGACTACAGGACACAGAGTGGGGATCACCCACATCTCTGGATGGGCTTTTGGGCACTGCCTTCATCTGCCACGAGGCTCTGCATCTCACCCAGGCACGAGCTCTACATGCTGCAG GCCCAAATCATGTGTCCTTATTCAAACCGGATGGAGAGTTATCTGATCTCAACAACAAGCTTCTGCTCTACTACACTCCACAG GCATTTAAGAGTCAGATATGTCTGGACTTGGCACCCAATCACCTGTATGATGGCAGACTTACAGGACACCGAGTGGTGAACTGGGACATTAAG GATGTTGTAAACGTGGTTGGAGGTATTGGGGTTTTGCTGCCTCTGCTCGAGCAGGTGTGTGAGGCTGAGCAGGTTTACAACGGCAGTCAGGAAACCTCAGACTTGCTGGGACCAGAGCTCACCTCTTCCAGAGGCCCCGCTGCAATGCTGCTGCCTCTGAGCAAATCTGCAG agggCCGACTAGAGCGAAACAGTATTGCTGCCTTTCTGCTGATGGTAAAAAACTTGATTCGTCATCACCCTGTCAATCAGGAGAGTCTGTTGCAGTGCCATGGGCCAAGCATCATAGGTGCCATGCTCAGCAAA GTTCCGGGCAATATGATGGACATGAACGTTTTAATGGCATGTCAGCTGCTGCTTGAACAGGTCTTCAATGAGGGCAACAGCCCACTTCTACAGCAACTCTACCAGCATCTGCTCTTCAGTTTCCGCATCTGGACTAGGAGccattttgctgtttgtttgg caCATGTTCAGTACCTGTCATCTGTGATAAACAAAAGCAAGCAGCGCATGAGGAGGAAATATGGAGTTCAGTACATTTTGGATACCATTCGGACATATTACAG TGTGGAAAAAGATGGCAGCGCTCTATCTGATGAGAAGCAGACCATTCAGACATCACTGTTTTCCCTGCTGAAAGATTTTGTCAAGTCTCCCACACCAGAGGAGCTTCACATCATCCTCGCTTACATTCTGACCGCTGGGGAAGAGAAACAG GTGGTGAAGGCCTTGGATGTGCTGTATGAGCTGTTGAGAAGCAGCCCTCCTCGTGAGCAGGTGCAGACTGTGCTGCTGGAATGGGGCGTGGAGCAGCTGTACTGTTTGCTGCTCAGTCCAACCTTTGGGGATGAAGCCAGAGAGAGGGTATTCAGG GTTTTATACAAAATCCTTAAGAGCGAGAAAGTGTCAGAGCGCAACAAGCAGCGCATCAAGCTGAAGGATTTTGGCTATCTAGGACTGATTTGCTGTCTTGAAGATATTCCCGTAACCATGACAACTGTGCGCTGTCTGTACGAGCAGGTCCTTGCTACAG ATGCCAGTCCTAATTTTAGAGACCTCTTGGCTGTGGTTTGTCTTTCCCATCGAGCTGAACTCACCGTTCGACTGGATGTCTGTCGCAAG CTGTTTCATCTGATCTACTCTAATGAGGATTATGTAAAGCAGCTTGCCAAGCAGCCTGGCTGGCAGGATGTTCTGACCAAACTCTATGTAAAAGAGTCTTACGAATTCAATGCTGCCAGCATTGCAGACTCAAACACCCACAGTTCCTTTGAGCCAAACTACCGACCTCCGCTGCGCAGAGAACAATCTCTAGTCATTGAAGACACACGAACAAACATCTTTCTTAACTACCGCAACTCCCAGGACATcgaagatgaagaagaggaggatgaaggcgGTCAGCGGGACATCTCTGAGGGATTCTCTGATTTATCCCAGTCGCCTCCCAGCGGAGGTGGAGGCCCGTTGAAGAACTTCAGGGGCTCCCTCCATTTCAAGTCATTTGATTCAGTAGATCAGGAGAGCCACTCATCCTCTATCTCCAATGCAATTGATATTACCTCATCTCGACCTGAAGATGAGGGAAGAGGATACCAGCCGCTCTCACCCTTTGGGTCACCCTTTGATTTGGAAATAGGAGGGGTGGGGGAGTCTGGCACACATACACCTGCAGGGAGTCTGAACAACACACCATCTCCTCTAGAGCACTGCAAACCATTTTCACCACTCAGACCTAGGAAGAGCTCCAGTTTGTCCAATGTGCTGGATGACACCAGTTATGGGACAGACCCACCTACAGGAGACACAATCTCCAATACGTCTAATCCTCAG CAGACCCCTGAGGAGGAGCTGTGCAACCTGCTAACCAACATAGTTTTCTCTGTGCTGTGGACCGGCAGTGGAGCAGAGGGGGCAGAAGATGTGATGTGGAGGGAGAGGGGGCAGGTGTTTTCTGTCCTTACCAAACTCGGCTCCTCCTGCCAGCTGGTGCGCCCCCCTGATGAAATCAAACGCAG TCTTTTGGAGATGATGCTGGAGTCTTCCCTGTCAGACCTGAGGGATGCCCAGGGAGTGTCTCTGCCTTTCTGTCCCATTCTGGTTCGGCTCCTCAGGCTGCTGCAGGACTTCCTGTTTGCAGAGGGTACTGACAACCAAACATTGTGGAGTGAAAAG ATCTTTGAGGGGGTGGTGAACTTGCTGGACAGGTTACAGGCTTGGCATAGCACCCCTGGCAGCCCTGGAAACACTGAGCTGAAAGAGATGGCCCAGATCGGCTTGCGTATCATCACTGGGTATATCCAACAGCAGCACTCGCAG gtgtgtgtgatggcCTATTTGAAGCTTCACAGCCTTCTCCAGACTGTTCTCTGTCTGAGCTGGGAGGAGGTGTGCTTCCTGCTGGGTCAGCTTGGTGCCCCCTTGTGGCCAGAAGGTGTAACGGACGGCACCAACTGCAGCCAGTCAGAGACTTTCTCCCAGCTTGTGCCCATCGTACGCACATTACTTGATCAGCATGCTGACCCCATCACCCTCCAGAACCTCTTGCCAAACCTGCCCATCACCAATGGCAGTACCACCTTTGCCCAGGACCTGAAGGCTTATTGTTGCACACTGGAGTGGCAGGGCTTTTACCAGCAGCGG GTTCAGCCCACCATGGAACAATATGAGCTGGACACATTTGGGAGGAGCcatgacattatgtccaattTCTGGAACTCCTGCTTTGATGACCTGATGAGTACGGCATTTAGACGGGACAAAGACAGATCTGACAGCAAATCTAAGTTTCAG GAGGCGATCATAGACCCCTACCTGAAGCGAGTCCGCAGTGAGAACAACAGGTACCTCATTTGGCAGAAGCAGAACTCCAGCCAGCAGGGGGTAGTGTGGCAGCACTGGAAGGCTTTCCGCAGGCTTTTCACCAGCGAGAGAGGAGCGTGGGCCAACAG AGTTCAGTCAGAGGTGAAATGGAAGTTGTCCAATGCAGAGACATATTCAAAGATGCGTCTCAAGCTCGTACCCAATTATAACTATGATCCACACAGAGAGGCCAGTGCCCTAAGAGACAACATGG GAGCTGAAAGTCCCCGCAGCTCCGAACCAATCCCATTGGCTGTTGCTAAGGAAGCAAAAGTGAGTGACATGGAGGATGATCAGCTGGGAGAAGAAGACCTTGTCTTCTTGGATAACAA GGCGGAAGGAgaagatgagagccagaaagaaAAGCTGGTTCTGTCTGAAGACTGTGAGCTCATCACCATTGTGGCGGTTGTTCCGGGTCGTCTGGAGGTTACCACACATCACCTGTACTTCTATGATGGCAGCAGTGAGAAAGAGGAGACGGAGGAGG GAATCGGGTTTGATTTCAAGAGACCCCTCTCTCAACTGCGAGAGGTTCATTTGAGGCGCTACAACCTGCGGCGGTCAGCGTTGGAGCTGTTCTTTATTGACCAGGCTCACTACTTTATCAACTTCAGAAAGAAG GTACGAAATAAAGTATATTCGAGGATCCTCGGGCTGCGACCTCCAAATCTGTTTTACTTCGGCTCCCGCTCTCCCCAAGAACTTCTAAAAGCATCAGGCCTCACTCAG AAATGGGTGTGCAGAGAAATCTCCAACTTTGAGTATCTGATGCAGCTGAACACCATAGCTGGACGCACCTTCAATGACCTGTCGCAGTATCCGGTG TTCCCCTGGGTTCTGTGTGACTACACTTCTACTACGCTTGATCTGAATGACCCCTCAGTTTTCAGAGACTTGTCCAAACCCATTGGTGTAGTCAACCCACGGCACGCACAGAACGTCAGAGAGAA gtaTGAGAGCTTTGAAGACCCAACAGGCACCATTGACAAATTCCACTATGGCACACACTACTCTAACGCAGCAGGAGTCATGCACTACATGATCCGCATGGAGCCGTTCACCACCCTGCATATCCAGTTGCAGAGCGGCAG GTTTGATGTCGCAGACAGGCAGTTCCACTCGGTGGCAGCAGCATGGCAGGCTCGTATGGAGAGTCCAGCTGACGTCAAAGAGCTCATCCCAGAGTTCTTCTACTTTCCAGAATTCCTGCAAAACATGAACG GCTTCGACCTCGGCCATTTACAGATATCTCAGGACCCGGTGACAGACGTTGTGCTCCCTCGCTGGGCAGCATCAAGGGAAGAATTCATCAGAAAACACATGAAAGCTCTG GAATCTGAGTATGTGTCCAGTCACCTCCATGAGTGGATCGACCTGATCTTTGGTTACAAGCAAAGAGGGGAAGAGGCAGTGGACGCTCTTAATGTCTTCTACTACTGCACTTATGAGG GTGCAGTAGATCTGGATGCAATCGCAAATGAGAACGAACGTAAGGCTCTGGAAGGCATCATCAGCAACTTTGGGCAGACACCCTGTCAGCTCCTGAAG GAGCCTCATCCTCTTCGAATGACAGCTGAGAATGCATCAAGGCGGCAGGCCCGCCTGGATACATTGCCCCCAAACATCTTTGAGCATCTCACAAAACTCCGGCCATTTGTGGAG TTGGTAAGTGATGGCCTTCCTCTAGTCCAAGCAGTGGTACCAAAGAACCAGAATCGCTCCTTCATCATCCAGGGGTCTGACATTCTG GTGACCATCAGTTCAAATGGTTTGATCGGGACACACAGCTGGCTTCCATATGATAAAAGCATTGCCAACTACTTTACATTCGTTAAAGACCCAACAATAACCAATCCCAA AACTCAGCGTTTCTTAGCTGGACCTTTCTCTCCCGGCGTGGAGATCAGTGCTCAGGTGCTGGTGGTGTCCAACGATGGTCGTCTGCTTTTCAGTGGGGGACACTGGGATTGCAGTCTTCGTGTCACTCAGCTGGGGAAAGGAAAGCTGGTGGGCAGGATCTGCCGGCACATCG ACATTGTGACTTGCTTGGCTCTGGATCTCTGTGGCATCTACCTCATCTCTGGCTCAAGGGACACATCTTGTATAGTGTGGCAGGTTTTACAACAG GGTGGATTTTCCAGCGGACTGTCCCCGCGGCCAGTGCAGATTCTTTGTGGACATGACCAGGAGGTGACCTGTGTGGCCATTAGCACTGAACTGGATATGGCTGTCTCAGGGTCAAAG GATGGAACTGTGATAGTCCACACAATCCGACGAGGCCAGTTCCTGCGAACACTGAGGCCTCCCGGCGACAGCTGCAAACCCGCCCAAATCTCTGAGTTGCAGGTGGGCATGGAAGGTCACATTGTGGTGCAGACGTCTCTGGAGGAATCCTCCAATAGGAAG GGCAAGTACTCCATTCATGTTTACTCAGTAAACGGCTGTCTGCTGTCCTCTtttaccatggaggagcagatgACTGCACTCCAACTGGTTTCTGAATATGTCATACTGGGAACCGTGCAGGGTAGCATCCACATACTAGATTTATACAG CCTGGATGCTCTGATAACACCCCTGGCCTTGAGGGTCCCAGTGAGAAGTGTGTCTGTCACCAAAGAGTACAGCCACATACTCGTGGGACTACAAGACGGCAAGCTAATTGTGGTGGGGGCAGGGAAGCCAGAAGAG GTTCGCTCGGGACAGTTCTCCCGTCGCCTGTGGGGCTCCACACGCCGCATCTGTCAGGTGTCGTCCGGTGAAACTGAGTACAATCCCACTGAGAATGCAGGCAAATGA